In Equus asinus isolate D_3611 breed Donkey chromosome 13, EquAss-T2T_v2, whole genome shotgun sequence, one DNA window encodes the following:
- the CD300C gene encoding CMRF35-like molecule 6 — MTLKDQAAWLPSALLLFLVPGSLSLSGPRTVTGTIGGSLSVQCRYDEEYREHKKYWCRNSKWPPWRKKIVETTESEREVSRGRVSIRDHPANLTFTVTLESLTEADTGTYCCGIDTRWSEGVLHDSTFQVEVSVLPAAPTPKIFTSTPGPPTTLPATTRSSTTRSLLSSVRFLLLVFLEVPLLLSMLSAVLWVNRPLRGCGQRRSQPDCENQ; from the exons ATGACCCTGAAGGACCAGGCCGCGTGGCTGCCTTCagctctgctcctttttcttgtcccag GCTCTCTGTCTCTGAGTGGTCCCAGAACCGTGACCGGCACCATCGGGGGATCCCTGAGTGTGCAGTGTCGGTATGACGAGGAATACAGAGAACATAAAAAATACTGGTGCCGAAACTCAAAGTGGCCACCGTGGAGGAAGAAGATTGTGGAGAccacagagtcagagagagaagtgaGCCGTGGCCGCGTGTCCATCAGGGACCACCCCGCAAACCTCACCTTCACCGTGACCTTGGAGAGCCTCACAGAGGCTGACACAGGAACTTACTGCTGTGGGATCGATACACGGTGGTCTGAAGGAGTTTTACATGACTCCACCTTCCAGGTTGAGGTGTCTGTGTTGCCAG cagcccccaccccgaAGATCTTCACAAGCACCCCAGGTCCTCCCACGACCCTGCCAGCAACCACCAGGTCCAGCACAACAAG GTCCCTGCTCAGCAGCGTCCGCTTCCTGCTGCTGGTCTTCCTGGAGGTGCCCCTGCTCCTGAGCATGCTCAGTGCTGTCCTCTGGGTGAACAGACCTCTGAGGGGCTGTGGGCAGAGGCGGAGTCAGCCTGATTGTGAGAACCAGTAG